In Lates calcarifer isolate ASB-BC8 linkage group LG4, TLL_Latcal_v3, whole genome shotgun sequence, a genomic segment contains:
- the LOC108896654 gene encoding LOW QUALITY PROTEIN: cysteine-rich secretory protein LCCL domain-containing 1-like (The sequence of the model RefSeq protein was modified relative to this genomic sequence to represent the inferred CDS: deleted 1 base in 1 codon) translates to MKSPLPYLGWVRAASLFLCMTQTVLAMVLTNSTRLESILDKYREKDEEWWRARPRGKRAISEGDMHLILDLHNKLRGQVHPPASNMEYMVWDYELERSAEYWAHTCRWEHGPSHMLTQIGQNLGAHWGRDRPPTYHVQAWYDEVRYYSYPYSQECNPHCPFRCSGPVCTHYTQLVWATSNRIGCAINVCYNMNVWGMIWAKAVYLVCNYSPPGNWWGHAPYKYGAPCSACPASYAGGCRDNLCYKDGGVDRRPPPEIEESNYIEPEPEPVRDREPQPRAQSPDPSPNDNLERDQVVSTEQMCQQVECDIKLRDQCKGTTCNRYECPPGCLDRSGKVVGTGYYDMQSSVCGAALHSGVIDNDGGWLDVTRLGRKQQFTKSYKNGIQSIGKNRSANSFKVESVPVKAVTCDTTVALFCPFKKPVRHCPRLYCPRNCLRDSRVRVIGTKYYSDKSGICRAAIHAGVIQNESGGYLDVMPVDKRRQYSGSYQNGITSESLLNPTGGKAFRVFAVI, encoded by the exons ATGAAGAGTCCTCTTCCTTACCTGGGCTGGGTTAGAGCAGCAAGCTTGTTCCTGTGCATGACCCAGACTGTCCTGGCTATGGTGCTCACCAACTCCACACGTCTTGAGTCCATCCTGGACAAATACAGGGAGAAGGATGAGGAGTGGTGGAGGGCGAGGCCGAGAGGGAAGAGGGCCATCAGCGAGGGAGACATGCACCTCATTCTGGATCTGCACAACAAGCTGCGTGGTCAGGTCCACCCTCCTGCCTCcaacatggagtacatg GTATGGGATTATGAGCTAGAGAGGAGCGCAGAGTACTGGGCACATACCTGCCGATGGGAACATGGACCGAGCCACATGTTGACACAAATAGGCCAAAACCTTGGAGCGCACTGGGGCAG GGACCGTCCTCCTACCTACCATGTCCAGGCCTGGTATGATGAGGTGAGATACTACAGTTATCCCTACTCCCAGGAGTGTAACCCACACTGCCCATTCAGATGTTCAGGACCTGTATGCACTCACTACACTCAG TTGGTGTGGGCAACTAGTAACCGCATTGGGTGTGCCATCAATGTGTGTTACAACATGAATGTGTGGGGAATGATCTGGGCCAAAGCTGTTTATCTCGTCTGCAACTACTCTCCACC GGGGAACTGGTGGGGTCATGCTCCATATAAATATGGAGCTCCATGCTCTGCCTGTCCAGCCAGCTATGCCGGAGGCTGCAGGGATAACCTCTGCTACAAAG ACGGGGGTGTGGACAGGCGTCCACCTCCTGAGATTGAA GAAAGCAACTACATCGAACCTGAACCCGAACCGGTAAGGGACAGAGAGCCCCAGCCCAGGGCCCAGTCACCAGACCCGTCACCCAATGACAACCTAGAGAGAGACCAGGTTGTCAGCACAGAGCAGATGT gCCAACAGGTTGAATGTGACATAAAACTGAGAGATCAGTGCAAGGGAACAACCTGTAACAG ATATGAGTGTCCACCTGGCTGCCTTGACAGGTCTGGAAAAGTAGTTGGGACTGGATATtatgacatg caatccagtgtgtgtggagctgcttTACACTCTGGTGTTATTGACAATGATGGAGGATGGCTGGATGTGACCAGACTGGGCAGAAAACAGCAGTTCACCAAATCATACAAGAATGGTATTCAATCAATTGG GAAAAACAGGAGTGCAAATTCTTTCAAAGTAGAGTCAGTTCCTG TCAAGGCAGTAACATGTGATACCACCGTGGCACTTTTCTGCCCTTTCAAGAAACCTGTGCGTCACTGTCCCAG gttGTATTGTCCCAGGAACTGCTTGCGTGACAGTCGAGTCCGAGTCATTGGGACGAAGTATTACTCAGAT AAATCCGGTATCTGTAGAGCGGCCATCCATGCTGGAGTGATCCAGAATGAGTCTGGAGGTTACCTTGATGTGATGCCAGTGGACAAAAGGAGGCAGTACAGTGGCAGTTACCAGAATGGCATCACCTCAGAGAG CCTACTGAACCCAACAGGAGGAAAAGCCTTCAGAGTGTTTGCAGTCATCTGA